GCGTGTCAACTGCCAGCCGTCGCCGTGTCGTTCGACGAACCCCAACGATTGAAGTTCGTACAGCCGCCCGACCGCGTCGTCCTCGGTGGTCCCCGCACCGATCGCGATGTCCCGCACCGCCACGAGCCCCCGCGCGGGCAGGGCGGCGAGGACCCGCCGCACTCCGGAAGCCAGCAGGTCACGCGGCACCACGGGTCCCCGCCGGGCCGGGGCGAGCTCCCCCATGTCACCGACCAGCTCGACGACTTCGGAGGCGTCCGTGACGAGGACTCCGTCACCCCTCAGCAGTTCGTGCACCCCGGCCGACAGACCGCTGGTCGCGGGCCCCGGCACCCCCATGACGAAGCGCCCCAACTCCCGAGCACTGCGCGCCGTGGCGAGCGCCCCACTGCGATATGCGGCCTCGACCACCACCGTTCCCCTGGTCAGCGCCGCGATCACCCTGTTGCGCAGAATGAACCGGCTCGGCGTCGGATGGTCCCCCGGCGGCAACTCACCCACCACGAGGCCCTGTTCCGCGATGCGCCCGATCAGCCCGGCGTGTCCCCGCGGATAGGGCCGGTCGACCCCGCAGGCCAGCACGGCGACGGTTGCACCGCCGGCACCGAGCGCCCCTCGGTGTGCGGCGCCGTCCACCCCGTACGCCCCACCGGAGATCACGACCCAGCCGCGCTCCGCGAGCCCCACGGCGAGCTCGGCCGCCATGTGTGCGCCGTACTCCGAACAGGCCCGTGAGCCGACGACAGCCACCGACCGCAGCCCCCATATCCGCAGGGAGGGCCGCCCCCGCACCCAGAGCCCGACCGGCCGCGCGTCCCCCAGGCCGTCCAGGGTGACCGGCCACTCCCCGTCCCCGGGACACACGAACCTCCCCCCGACGTCCCGCACCGCCGCCAGATCCCGCTCCGGGCACACCGCGGCGGCCCGCGCCCGCAGCCCTCCCCACCGCCGCGCCGTCACCCCGGGCAGCCGCTCCTTTTCCTCCGTTCCGGTGAGACGCCGCAGCACCTCATCCGGCCCGACCTCTCGCAGCCACCGCCCGCCGACCGCGTCCCCCGGTTCGAGGACCCGCGTCAACGCGACACGAGCCAGCCGCTCCCCGTCCGAGGGCGGAGCCGACGGACCCTCCGGCACTTCCTCCGGCATTTCGGGGCTCACGAGGGCGCCCCGATCACCATCGGCACGCCCCGGGCGATCCCCGTGCGCAGTTGCAGCGCGAGAGCGACGTCCTGCGCGAGGGGCCGGTCGTGCCCCGCCAGGTCGGCCACGGTCCAGGCGACCCGCAGGACGCGGTCCAGTCCGCGGGCCGTCAGGAAGCCTCGCTCCAGGTCCAGCTCGGCCGCCTCCAGCGCGCCGGGCGCCGCGGGCCAGCGCGTGCGCAGGGCGTGCCCCGCGACCTCGCTGTTCGTCCGCCATCCGGTGCCGGCCAGACGGGCGGCCGCTCTCTCACGCGCGGCGCGCACCCGGTCGGCGACGGTCCGGGTGGACTCTCCCGGCGTGCCGTATCCGGCCAGCTCGGAGCGGGTGACGGCCTCCACCTCGACCTTCAGGTCGACGCGGTCGAGCAGCGGGCCCGACAAACGGGCCTGATAGCGGCGGATGACGGAAGCGGGGCATTCACAGCCCTCGCCCAGCAACGTGTGCCGACCGCACGGGCAGGGGTTCGCCGCGAGCACCATCAGGAACTTGGCGGGCAGCCGCACCACTCCGGCGCTGCGCGCGATGACCACGTGCCCCGACTCCAGGGGCTGCCGCAGCGAGTCCAGCGTCTTGCCGCTGAACTCGGGCGCCTCATCCAGGAAGAGCACCCCGCGATGAGCCAGCGAGACCGCTCCCGGCCGGGCGATTCCCTTGCCGCCGCCCACCAGCGACTGCATGGTCGCGGAGTGGTGCGGCGCGCAGTACGGCGCGATGTCCACCAGCGGCCTGCCCGGGGGCAGCATGCCCGCCACCGAGTGGACCGCCGTGACCTCCAGGGACTCCTCCCGTGTCAGCCGGGGCAGGACTGCCGGGAGCCGCTCGGCGAGCATGGTCTTTCCCGCGCCCGGTGGCCCTTGCAGGAAGAGGTGGTGGCCGCCCGCCGCGGCCACTTCGACGGCCGTCCTGGCCGCCGCCTGCCCGACGACATCGGCCAGGTCGAGCGCGTGGGCGTCGTCCGGGCCGCCGCTGAGCCCCGTACCGACACCGGTTCCCGGTACGCAGAGCCCGGCGAGCAGCGGATCGGGCCGCCCGGGTTCGTCGGGCTCCTCCTCCGGCACCGGCTCGTCGGTGAGGACGGCGATGAGCTGCCGCAGGCTGCGCACCCCGAGGACCGAGATGCCCGGCACCAGCGAGGCCTCGGCGGCGGTGCACTCCGGGACAACCACCTGTTCGTACCCCGCGTCGGCCGCCGCGAGCACCGCGGGCAGCACCCCGAGGACCGGGCGCACCCGGCCGTCGAGTCCGAGCTCCCCGATCATGACGATGTCGGCGAGGACCCGGGGATCGATCCGCTCCGCCGCCCCGAGGACCGCACAGGCGACGGCAAGATCGAACCCGCTGCCGCCCTTCGGCACCGACGCCGGGCTCAGCCCGACCGTGAGTTTCTTCTGCGGCCACTCCCCGCCCGAGTTGACCACGGCCGCCCTGACCCGGTCGCGGCTCTCGGTCAGGCTCTTGTCCGGCAGCCCCACCAGCGTGAAGGCCGCGACCCCGGGCTCCAGGTCGGCCTGCACCTCGACGACCACGCCCTCGACTCCGACCAGCGCCACCGAACACGTACGCGCGAATCCCATCAGGCCACCCCCCGCGCGTGCTCGACCACGGGAACGCCGCGTCGCGGGATCAGGACGCCGACCAGGTCGATGCGGACGCCGCCCGGCGGCGGACCGCCGCGCTCCTCGATCCAGCGCTCGGCGAGCCTTCGCAGGCGCTCCGCCTTGGTCCGGCCGACGCCCGCCATCGGATGTTCGAAGGGAGGGGAGCCGCCCGGGCCCCCTCTGCGCGTCTTGACCTCGCAGACGACGAGTGCCTCGCCGTCCATGGCCACGATGTCGATCTCACCGGTCCTGCCCGCGCGCCAATTGCGCTCCAGGACCGTCATCCCCGCGTCGACCAGCCGTCGTGCGGCCAGATCCTCGCCGTACCTGCCGAGTGCTCCCCGTGCGTTCATGTCGGCATCACCTCCGACATCCACGGTCACGGTTCAGCCCGCACCTATTGGATCTTGGTGCACTACTCGCCGATTGTGGAAAACCACGCCACCCCGCCGAGTGAAGACGAAGTCGGCGCGGCCAGGAGGTCAGCTGCCCGGAAGCTCCAGATCGCTCTTGTTGAGCTCCTCGATGTTCACGTCCTTGAACGTGAGCACCCGCACCTGCTTGACGAACCTGGCGGGCCTGTACATGTCCCACACCCAGGCGTCCGCCATGGAGACCTCGAAGAACACCTCGCCCTGAACCGAGTGCACCTGCATCTCGTAGTCATTGGTGAGGTAGAAACGGCGTTCGGTCTCGATCACGTATTTGAACAGCCCGACGACATCGCGGTACTCCCGGTAGAGCTTCAGCTCCATCTCGGTCTCGTACTTCTCGAGGTCCTCGGCGCTCATGGCATGTTCCCCTTCAGCCGTGCGTCCCCCTATTGTGCGTCAGCCCCGCGAGCCCCTACACGATTTCCGTGTCGAGGATCTCGGGCCTTTCCGGGGGCCCCTCGTCGAGCAGTCTGCGAAGCAGCTCGGCGAGCCTGGTCGGATACACCGTCTCATGAGCCTCGGTCAGTTCTCGGCACGTCCACCAACGTGCTCCGTCGACGCTGCGTCTTTCCAGCTCCGTGAGGCCCTCCGCGGCGATGGTGGTCTGCGACGTACGGGCCAGGTAGTACCACTCGTCCTGATCCCAGCGCCGCCCCGCGAAGGGGAAGGAACAGACGCGCCGCCACAGGACCGGGCCGAATTCCACCTCGGTGATGCCGGTCTCCTCCCGCAGCTCGCGCAGGGCCGCCTGTTCGCGCGTTTCGTCGCCCTCAACCCCGCCGCCCGGCGTGAACCACCAGTCGTCCGCCGCGTTCTCCGGCTCGAAGCCGTGCATCAGCAGGATGCGGTCGTTCGGGTCGAGCAGGATCACCCGGGCGACCCTGCGCAGATCAGCCGACACCGGCGGTCTCCTGCGCGCCACTGCCGGCGCGGCGACGGTCCGCGCGCCTGGCCACCGGTCCGTAGGCCGCGCCGCCCAGGACGAGGACCATGCCCGCCACGACGGCGATCACCATCACGCGCAGGGGGCCCGGCTCGGAGACGCCGCCCGGTACGGCCGCGAAGCCGTCGGGCCGCTCCAGCATGCCGAAGCGCTCCATCGGCCAGGCCACCGCGTCGACCCGCGCCTTCACGGCCTTCCGCGACACCGTGCCGTTCTCCCCGTCGGTCAGGTGCGCGGTGGAGTCCAGCGACCCGCTGCGCTCGTCACCGAGCAGGAACAGGCGCCCCTTGGGGACCGTCGTGGCGGGGATGCGGGTGGCCACGGCGGCCTCGCCCTGATCGAGGAGATACGGTTCTGCGATGTCCTTGCCGTTGACGGTCAGCTTGCCGTCGTGACAGCAGGCGATCCTGTCGCCGCCTATGCCGACGACACGCTTCACCATGGGCAGGTCGCCCCACGTGGACTGCTCGAAGACGACGACGTCGCCACGGCGCACCTCGTCGCCGTCGATGCGCTGCGCGAGCACACGGTCGCCCGAGCCGATCGTCGGCGCCATCGATCCGGTCGGGACGGTGTACGGCTGGTACAGGACCGCGCCCCAGACGAACCCTCCGAGGAAGAGCACACAGCCGAGGGCCACGGCGATGCCCGACAGCACGCTGCCGAGCCGCCCGCGGCCCTCGTTCGTACGTTGTGTCCTGCTCATCCCAGTGCTCCCCCATCTCGGAGACGACCTCGCCGCCCGTGCGTACGGGCGGCGGAAGATCGGCGATCTGGGACGGCACCCTACCCGGCGGTACTGCCGCCAGAAACCCTCGCGCCGCGCGCGGCAGCCACCGTGAGACGGCGCCTGCGCCACAGCACGAGCGGCACGGCACCCGCGAGTCCGAGGACGCCCGGCGCCGCGCTGGAGAGCGCGTTGATGCCCGGCTGGTCGAAGGTGTCCGGCTTGGGCAGCGTCGCCCAGCGGGTGGGCGGCCAGGCGATCACGATGGCGCGGCCCACGACGTTGTCCACGGGGACGGCGCCGCCGCCGGGCTGCTTCTGGTGGTAGCGGGAGTCCAGCGAGTTCTGCCGGTGGTCACCCATGACCCAGATTTTGCCCTTGGGTACCTTGATCTTGAACTGGCCGCCCTGGTCGTCGACGCTGCACGGGGTGTTGCCCGCGAAGACGTACGGCTCGTTCAGCGCCTTGCCGTTGACCTTCACCGGGCCGGTGCCCTTGCACTCCACCGTGTCGCCCTCGACGCCGATGACGCGCTTGATGAGGTCCTTCTCGTCGGCGGACGGCATCAGGCCGACCCAGCCGAGGACCCGCTGGATCGCGTTCGGGTCGGGCGTGGGCTCGCCGTCCAGCCAGTGACCGGGGTCCCTGAAGACGACGACTTCGCCCCGCTCGGGCTCGGAACCGAACCACGGCGTCAGCTTGTCGACGAGGACGCGGTCGCCCTGCTGCAGCGTGTTCTGCATCGAGTCCGACGGGATCGAGAACGCCTGGACCAGGAACGTCTTGATGAGGAGCGCCAGGACCAGGGCGATACCGATGAGGAGCGGCAGCTCCTTCCAGAAGGAGCGGGGCTTCTTCTTCGGCTGCTCGGGGTCCTGCTCCCGCGTCGCGCCACCGGCGCCGTCACCGCCGTCGCCCACGGCGTCATTCCCGGGGGTCGTGCCGTCCGCGACGGCGTCGACGCCCGGCTCGTCGGATCGTCCCGGCCGATCTTCGGGCCCCTCGTGTCCGGATCGTGCGCCGACCGCCAAATCCCCCACATCCACTCCTCAGTCCGTGCCGCCGCCTGCCCCAGATGCGATGCAGGCCCACCACTCCCATAACGAGCGGGAGTTCCGCAGGGGTCGGGAGCCGGATCAATCCGTATCGATCGTCAGGGGCCAGCCTATGCGACGCTCCTGTGGCGATGTCCGATCCCGCACGCGCGTCGGGAACTGACGCATATGTGTCCGGTGCCTCCAGCTTGCGCCAGTGCCCGAAGGGCCATGCGATGACGACGGCGCGTCCGACGACCTCGTCCTCGGCGATCGTGCCGCTGAACTTCTCGGTGCGGTGGAAGCGGGAGTCGGCCGAGTCGCTCCTGTGGTCGCCCATCATGAAGAGGCGGCCTTCGGGGACCTTCACCTCGAACTCGAAGGCGGAGGGCTTGTCCCCCGGGTTGATGTAGGGCTCGTCGAGCGGCACGCCGTTGACGGTGACCTTGTCGTTCTTGTCGCAGCACTTCACGGTGTCGCCGCCGACGCCGATGACCCGCTTGATGAGGTCGCGTTCGCTGTCGGACGGCAGCAGACCGATCTGGGTCAGGCCTTCCTTGACCTGCTTGACGACCACGGGGTCGTCCTTCTTCTTGCCCTGTTCCTCTTCGAGCCAGCTGCCGGGGTCCTTGAAGACGACGACGTCGCCGCGCTCCGGCTTCGAGCCGAACCAGGGGGTGAGCTTGTCGACGAGGACACGGTCGCCGACCCGGATCGTCTGCTCCATGGAGCCCGACGGGATCACGAAGGCCTGCACCAGGAAGGTCTTCAGGACGAGGGCTATGAGCAGCGCCACACCTATGAGGAGGGGTATCTCCTTGATCGCCGAACGACGCCGGCGCCGCTTGACCTTCCTCGCGAGCTTGCGTCGCTCGGCCCGGCCGGGCAGGGCGGGGCCGTCGGTCGGCCGGGACCCCGTGGGCAGCCGGGTGTCGACGCGGTGGCCGGCCCCGCGTGTGCGTCCTCGGCTACCCATGCGCGCCGCCCGGTGCGGGCACGCGCGCGTAGCCGTCGGGGCGCTCCAGAGACGTCCAGCGGCCGACGGGCCAGGCGATCCAGTCGGCCCTGCCGATGACCGCGTCCACGGGGATCATGCCGCCGCCGGGCTCTCCGAGATGGTCGCGGGAGTCACGGGAGTCACTGCGGTGGTCGCCGAGCAGGAAAAGGCTGTCCTCGGGGACGACGACGTCGAAGGGCACCTTGGAGGCGGCGTCCCCCGGGTACAGGTACGGCTCGTCGATCGGCTCGCCGTTCACCTCGACCCTCCCCCGCTTGTCGCAGCAGACCACCCGGTCTCCCCCTGTGCCCACGACCCGCTTGATGTAGTCGGCTTCTCCGAAGTAGCCGCTTCCGTCGAAGACGACCGCGTCGCCCCGCTGCGGCTCGGAACCGAAACGGTACGCCAACTTGTTCACGAGCACCCGGTCCCCGGAGCGGAACGCGGGCTCCATGGAGCCGCTCGGGATCTGGAAGGGCTGCACCACGAAGGCACTGACCAGGATCAGGGCGCCCATGCACAGCAGGAACGACAGAGTGAACCCGCCGCCGGGTACGCGGTCGAGGAGCGACGCGAAAACGGAGCGCGACCGTTCCTCCGTCTCCTCGGATGCTTCGGCGACGTCAGGGACGTCTCCGGAATCGGAGGATGGGGAGGAGCGGTCGCGCTCCGTGTGCTGTGCTTCGGTGTCCATCGGGGCCAGATGCTATCCGGCCCCGCTGTGGACCCGCGCGGGAGCTCAGCTCTCGCGCTTCTCCTTGATCTTCGCGGCCTTGCCGCGCAGGTCACGGAGGTAGTACAGCTTCGCGCGACGCACGTCACCGCGGGTGACGAGCTCGATCTTCTCGACGATCGGGGTGTGCACCGGGAAGGTGCGCTCGACGCCGACGGAGAAGGAGACCTTGCGGACCGTGAAGGTCTCGCGCACGCCGGCACCCTGGCGGCGGATGACTACGCCCTTGAACTGCTGCACACGGGAGCGGTTGCCCTCGATGACGCGGACGTGGACGTTGACGGTGTCACCCGGGCGGAAGGCCGGGATGTCGCTGCGCAGCGACGCGCTGTCGACGGAGTCGAGCAGGTTAGCCATGATCGTCTGCTTTCTTCACTGATGCCACAGGTCATCAGCGGAACGTGGTGATGAGGTTTCGGTAGCTGATCGCGTCGGGCGGGCGTCGTTCCCCCTGTGGCAGGGGCGCACGCTGGACGTACAGCAGCGGTCTATTCTTCCACGGCCTCGGGGTTACGCCCAAATCGGCCGTCCGGCCCCGGCTGCCACCCCAGGATCGAGAGCATCTCGCGGTCCTTCTTGTCGAAGGCCTTGGGGTCGCAACGCTCAATGAGATCGGGCCTGTTGCGGGTCGTGCGCCGGAGCGCCTCGTCCCGCCGCCAGCGGGCGATCTTCCCGTGGTGTCCGCTCAGGAGGACGTCCGGGATGCCATGCCCGCGCCACTGGGGAGGCTTGGTGTACACCGGGCCTTCCAGGAGGTTGGCCATGGCTCCGGGGGCGAAGGAGTCGTCCTGGTGGGATTCGGCGTTGCCGAGGACGCCGGGCAGGAGGCGGGCCACGGCCTCGGTGACGACCAGGACGGCGGCTTCCCCGCCCGCGAGGACGTAGTCGCCGATGGAGACCTCGTAGACGGGCATGCGGGTCGCGTACTCGTCCGTGACGCGGCGGTCGATGCCTTCGTAGCGCGCGGGCGTGAAGACCAGCCAGGGGCGCTCGGAGAGCTCCACGGCCAGTTCCTGGGTGAAGGGGCGGCCGCTGGGCGTCGGGACGACCAGGACGGGGCCGTGGGCCCCGTTCTCGTACCCGTCGGCGAGCACGTCGTCGAGGGCCGCGCCCCACGGGTCGGTCTTCATGACCATGCCGGGGCCGCCGCCGTAGGGGGTGTCGTCGACCGTGTTGTGCCGGTCGTACGTCCACTCCCTGAGGTCGTGCACCTGGACGTCGAGCTGTCCACGCGCGCGTGCCTTGCCCACGAGGGAGACGTTCAGGGGGTCCAGGTACTCGGGGAAGATCGTGACGACGTCGAGCCGCATTACGCCTCGTCCCGGGTGGACGCGATCTCCGCGCGGTCGTCGATCAGCCCGGGGGGCGGGTCGATGACGGCCTTCTGCTCCTCCAGGTCGATCTCGACGACGATCTCCTGGACGAAGGGGATCATCACCTCGCTGCCGTCGGGCCGCTCCACGATGAAGAGGTCCTGCGAGGGCAGGTGCGAGATCTCGGTGATCCGGCCGATCTCCTCGCCGTCCTGGGTGACGACGTCGAGGTCCATGAGCTGGTGGTCGTAGAACTCGTCCTCTTCCTCGGGGAGCTCTTCGGGGTCCACCTCGGCGATGAGGAGGGTATTGCGCAGGGCCTCGGCGCCCGTGCGGTCGCGCACGCCCTCGAAGCGCAGGAGGAGGCGGCCGCTGTGCACGCGGCCGGACTCGATGGTCAGCGGCCCCGTGGCGGCGGGGTCGGTGGCGAGCACGGCGCCGGGGCCGAGCCGCAGCTCCGGCTCGTCGGTGCGTACCTCGACGGTGACCTCACCCTTGATGCCGTGGGCACGGCCGATACGGGCGACTACCAACTGCACTGCGTTTCTCCTCATCCAACGACTACGGGCCGGGGAAGGCCCTGGAGCCCTCCCCGGCCCGGAGCCGGTGCTGCTGTGGTTCTACGAACCCATCGGTCCTGGGAACCCGGTTCAGCGAACCTGGTCCACGTCGACGAGGTCGACGCGGACACCACGGCCGCCGATCGCGCCCACGACGGTGCGCAGAGCGCGCGCGGTGCGGCCGTTGCGGCCGATCACCTTGCCGAGGTCGTCGGGGTGGACCCGGACCTCGAGGACGCGCCCGCGGCGCAGGTTGCGCGAGGCGACCTGCACGTCGTCGGGGTTGTCGACGATGCCCTTCACGAGGTGCTCGAGAGCCTCCTCGAGCATGCTCAGGCCTCGGTGGACTCGGTGGACGCGGCCTCGGCCTCGTCCGCCTTCTTGTCCGACTTCTTGGCCTTCTGGGTGATGGCCTCGCCCTTGGCGTCGTCGCCCTCGAGACCCTTGGTGAAGGCCTCGAACGCGGCGCGCTTGTCCTTGGGCTCGGCAACCTTCAGCGGCGCCGGGGCCGGCAGGCCCTTGTGCTTCTGCCAGTCGCCGGTGAGCTTCAGGATGGCCATGACCGGCTCGGTCGGCTGGGCGCCGACGGACAGCCAGTACTGGGCACGCTCCGAGTTGACCTCGATGCGCGACGGGTTCTGCACCGGGTGGTACAGACCGATCTCCTCGATGGCCCGGCCGTCACGGCGGGTACGGGAGTCGGCGACGACGATGCGGTAGTGAGGCGAACGGATCTTGCCCAGACGCTTCAGCTTGATCTTGACTGCCACGGGAGTGGTGTCTCCTGGTCTTGACGTGGGTGGGCACAACGTTGATGCCGCGTGGGGTTGCGGTACTCGAGTGCCCGATGGACGCGTCAGCCGGAGGAGAGAGGGGTCCTGTGCGACTGTCGAGTACAGCTAGCCATTGTGCCATACGTCGGCGGGGCGCCCGCACCCGGTCCGGGCGCCCCGGGCCAGCTCAGCCCACGCCCACCGCGACCCCTTCCGGGATCCGGAAGGGCTTGCCGCAGCCGCCGCACATGATCGGCGCCTGGGCGAGCACCGAGGGCACGACGCGGACGTTGCGCCCGCAGTCGCAGACGGCCTTGACGCGCACGCCTCCGCCGGAGGAGCCATGCCGGGCGGCCGGCCCCCGGAAGCTGCGTGCGGTGTCCGCCGTCGTCGCCGCGGTGTGTGCCTTCAGGGCCCTCTGGAGCCGCTCGATCGTCGGGCGGTAGCGCTTCTTGGCGTCTGGGTTGAGCGTG
The window above is part of the Streptomyces venezuelae genome. Proteins encoded here:
- the lepB gene encoding signal peptidase I; translated protein: MDTEAQHTERDRSSPSSDSGDVPDVAEASEETEERSRSVFASLLDRVPGGGFTLSFLLCMGALILVSAFVVQPFQIPSGSMEPAFRSGDRVLVNKLAYRFGSEPQRGDAVVFDGSGYFGEADYIKRVVGTGGDRVVCCDKRGRVEVNGEPIDEPYLYPGDAASKVPFDVVVPEDSLFLLGDHRSDSRDSRDHLGEPGGGMIPVDAVIGRADWIAWPVGRWTSLERPDGYARVPAPGGAHG
- the lepB gene encoding signal peptidase I, encoding MGDLAVGARSGHEGPEDRPGRSDEPGVDAVADGTTPGNDAVGDGGDGAGGATREQDPEQPKKKPRSFWKELPLLIGIALVLALLIKTFLVQAFSIPSDSMQNTLQQGDRVLVDKLTPWFGSEPERGEVVVFRDPGHWLDGEPTPDPNAIQRVLGWVGLMPSADEKDLIKRVIGVEGDTVECKGTGPVKVNGKALNEPYVFAGNTPCSVDDQGGQFKIKVPKGKIWVMGDHRQNSLDSRYHQKQPGGGAVPVDNVVGRAIVIAWPPTRWATLPKPDTFDQPGINALSSAAPGVLGLAGAVPLVLWRRRRLTVAAARGARVSGGSTAG
- a CDS encoding YraN family protein, with protein sequence MTVDVGGDADMNARGALGRYGEDLAARRLVDAGMTVLERNWRAGRTGEIDIVAMDGEALVVCEVKTRRGGPGGSPPFEHPMAGVGRTKAERLRRLAERWIEERGGPPPGGVRIDLVGVLIPRRGVPVVEHARGVA
- a CDS encoding DUF2469 domain-containing protein, which produces MSAEDLEKYETEMELKLYREYRDVVGLFKYVIETERRFYLTNDYEMQVHSVQGEVFFEVSMADAWVWDMYRPARFVKQVRVLTFKDVNIEELNKSDLELPGS
- a CDS encoding YifB family Mg chelatase-like AAA ATPase codes for the protein MGFARTCSVALVGVEGVVVEVQADLEPGVAAFTLVGLPDKSLTESRDRVRAAVVNSGGEWPQKKLTVGLSPASVPKGGSGFDLAVACAVLGAAERIDPRVLADIVMIGELGLDGRVRPVLGVLPAVLAAADAGYEQVVVPECTAAEASLVPGISVLGVRSLRQLIAVLTDEPVPEEEPDEPGRPDPLLAGLCVPGTGVGTGLSGGPDDAHALDLADVVGQAAARTAVEVAAAGGHHLFLQGPPGAGKTMLAERLPAVLPRLTREESLEVTAVHSVAGMLPPGRPLVDIAPYCAPHHSATMQSLVGGGKGIARPGAVSLAHRGVLFLDEAPEFSGKTLDSLRQPLESGHVVIARSAGVVRLPAKFLMVLAANPCPCGRHTLLGEGCECPASVIRRYQARLSGPLLDRVDLKVEVEAVTRSELAGYGTPGESTRTVADRVRAARERAAARLAGTGWRTNSEVAGHALRTRWPAAPGALEAAELDLERGFLTARGLDRVLRVAWTVADLAGHDRPLAQDVALALQLRTGIARGVPMVIGAPS
- the trmD gene encoding tRNA (guanosine(37)-N1)-methyltransferase TrmD is translated as MRLDVVTIFPEYLDPLNVSLVGKARARGQLDVQVHDLREWTYDRHNTVDDTPYGGGPGMVMKTDPWGAALDDVLADGYENGAHGPVLVVPTPSGRPFTQELAVELSERPWLVFTPARYEGIDRRVTDEYATRMPVYEVSIGDYVLAGGEAAVLVVTEAVARLLPGVLGNAESHQDDSFAPGAMANLLEGPVYTKPPQWRGHGIPDVLLSGHHGKIARWRRDEALRRTTRNRPDLIERCDPKAFDKKDREMLSILGWQPGPDGRFGRNPEAVEE
- a CDS encoding NUDIX hydrolase, which translates into the protein MSADLRRVARVILLDPNDRILLMHGFEPENAADDWWFTPGGGVEGDETREQAALRELREETGITEVEFGPVLWRRVCSFPFAGRRWDQDEWYYLARTSQTTIAAEGLTELERRSVDGARWWTCRELTEAHETVYPTRLAELLRRLLDEGPPERPEILDTEIV
- the rplS gene encoding 50S ribosomal protein L19, with product MANLLDSVDSASLRSDIPAFRPGDTVNVHVRVIEGNRSRVQQFKGVVIRRQGAGVRETFTVRKVSFSVGVERTFPVHTPIVEKIELVTRGDVRRAKLYYLRDLRGKAAKIKEKRES
- the lepB gene encoding signal peptidase I; its protein translation is MSRTQRTNEGRGRLGSVLSGIAVALGCVLFLGGFVWGAVLYQPYTVPTGSMAPTIGSGDRVLAQRIDGDEVRRGDVVVFEQSTWGDLPMVKRVVGIGGDRIACCHDGKLTVNGKDIAEPYLLDQGEAAVATRIPATTVPKGRLFLLGDERSGSLDSTAHLTDGENGTVSRKAVKARVDAVAWPMERFGMLERPDGFAAVPGGVSEPGPLRVMVIAVVAGMVLVLGGAAYGPVARRADRRRAGSGAQETAGVG
- the rpsP gene encoding 30S ribosomal protein S16, with protein sequence MAVKIKLKRLGKIRSPHYRIVVADSRTRRDGRAIEEIGLYHPVQNPSRIEVNSERAQYWLSVGAQPTEPVMAILKLTGDWQKHKGLPAPAPLKVAEPKDKRAAFEAFTKGLEGDDAKGEAITQKAKKSDKKADEAEAASTESTEA
- the dprA gene encoding DNA-processing protein DprA → MPEEVPEGPSAPPSDGERLARVALTRVLEPGDAVGGRWLREVGPDEVLRRLTGTEEKERLPGVTARRWGGLRARAAAVCPERDLAAVRDVGGRFVCPGDGEWPVTLDGLGDARPVGLWVRGRPSLRIWGLRSVAVVGSRACSEYGAHMAAELAVGLAERGWVVISGGAYGVDGAAHRGALGAGGATVAVLACGVDRPYPRGHAGLIGRIAEQGLVVGELPPGDHPTPSRFILRNRVIAALTRGTVVVEAAYRSGALATARSARELGRFVMGVPGPATSGLSAGVHELLRGDGVLVTDASEVVELVGDMGELAPARRGPVVPRDLLASGVRRVLAALPARGLVAVRDIAIGAGTTEDDAVGRLYELQSLGFVERHGDGWQLTRQAILSEPTDAKKR
- a CDS encoding RNA-binding protein, with the protein product MLEEALEHLVKGIVDNPDDVQVASRNLRRGRVLEVRVHPDDLGKVIGRNGRTARALRTVVGAIGGRGVRVDLVDVDQVR
- the lepB gene encoding signal peptidase I translates to MGSRGRTRGAGHRVDTRLPTGSRPTDGPALPGRAERRKLARKVKRRRRRSAIKEIPLLIGVALLIALVLKTFLVQAFVIPSGSMEQTIRVGDRVLVDKLTPWFGSKPERGDVVVFKDPGSWLEEEQGKKKDDPVVVKQVKEGLTQIGLLPSDSERDLIKRVIGVGGDTVKCCDKNDKVTVNGVPLDEPYINPGDKPSAFEFEVKVPEGRLFMMGDHRSDSADSRFHRTEKFSGTIAEDEVVGRAVVIAWPFGHWRKLEAPDTYASVPDARAGSDIATGASHRLAPDDRYGLIRLPTPAELPLVMGVVGLHRIWGRRRHGLRSGCGGFGGRRTIRTRGARRSAGTIRRAGRRRRRGRHDPRE
- the rimM gene encoding ribosome maturation factor RimM (Essential for efficient processing of 16S rRNA), which encodes MQLVVARIGRAHGIKGEVTVEVRTDEPELRLGPGAVLATDPAATGPLTIESGRVHSGRLLLRFEGVRDRTGAEALRNTLLIAEVDPEELPEEEDEFYDHQLMDLDVVTQDGEEIGRITEISHLPSQDLFIVERPDGSEVMIPFVQEIVVEIDLEEQKAVIDPPPGLIDDRAEIASTRDEA